The proteins below are encoded in one region of Phaseolus vulgaris cultivar G19833 chromosome 1, P. vulgaris v2.0, whole genome shotgun sequence:
- the LOC137815906 gene encoding uncharacterized protein yields the protein MSIAINIKSALPKTENAKEFMKFVEVRSQTADKSLAGTLMSTLTTMKFDGSHTMHKHVIEMTYIAARLMSLGMTMDENFLVQFILNSLPSKYGPFEMNYNTMKDKWNMHELHNMLVQEETILRNHGNHSIHYVNN from the coding sequence ATGAGCATAGCAATCAATATCAAGTCTGCTCTTCCTAAAACCGAGAATGCAAAAGAATTCATGAAGTTTGTGGAAGTGCGCTCTCAAACAGCTGATAAGTCTCTTGCTGGGACATTAATGAGTACATTAACCACCATGAAATTTGATGGTTCTCATACTATGCACAAACATGTCATTGAAATGACTTATATTGCGGCAAGACTTATGTCTCTTGGAATGACAATGGATGAGAATTTTCTTGTACAATTCATCTTGAACTCTTTACCGTCTAAGTATGGTCCTTTCGAGATGAACTATAACACTATGAAAGATAAGTGGAATATGCATGAATTGCATAACATGTTAGTTCAGGAAGAGACTATACTGAGGAATCATGGAAACCACTCCATACATTATGTGAACAATTAA